TCtggacaagatcaacaatgTGATGGTGCGAGATACTCTTCTTGGAAGAGACACGACCTATCTCGATCCCTTCCAGTCTGCGGATCTCATCCAGGGCCGTCAGTACTCTTGGCCTCTGGGTCGGGCTGTTCTCTACGCCTCTGCCGAGAACCAGGAAATGAACATTGTGGGCTACGAATACAACCACGAAACCGTGCCTGGAAAGGTGGAGATCAACGGAGCCGAGCAGAACGTGGAGTGGAAGCGGCCTCAGTACAAGCGAGGAGAGGTACCTACCGACAACAAGACGGGGGACAAGGAAGGCTCGTCGGACTGGCACGAGATTATCGAGGACCATGGAGGAGACCGAGTTTGGGGGTCGGTGGCGTTCCTGTTGATTCTGGTGATTGCTGTCTATCTACTTCTTGGTAAGACCCGACGCCAGCTGATTTTCCAGTCGGTGTCTTCTCGAATCTGGAAGCGTCGAGGCGGTGGACCTGCTCGAGGCGGAGCTCGACAACCCTACCGACCGATTGACGAGGACATTGAACTCGGTGATGTCGAGACCGAGTTCGAGGTGCattccgacgacgagcGACTTTGACATTCATAGGTATAAGACATGTAAGGATGGGTTTGTTCCATTGTAGGGAGGAGAGAGGGTGATTAGTGAGATGAGTacactcgtacatactccACGTTCGGGAACAGACTTAGATCGAACTGTATCGAAAGGTCAATTGTATCAACCATGGAATTGGTTGCACACCAAGATCTGCACAATCGGGTGTTAGCGCGAAATCTCAACGCTCGTCTTTCGATGGTTTTTGAGTGGCACTGGGGTAGGTATACCTACCCCTTTGTAAAAAATGTAGTGAATTTTCTGCTGTTTTTGCTCCATTGAAGGACGAGAGATGTTTCCATCAGAATTTGGACGACTCTCAGAACTGTTGGATGATCAGGACAGGTTATGATTCTTGTCGAGTCACATGGACATTGATAATCGCATAATGTACCCATAAGACGAGTTTTCGCGGTATCCATTTGGTTGTTTACTTGCCTATTTGATTGTTTACTCggagtactgtacatactataccACTGTATACTGCACTCGAACTATGACGGTTCGATAAATGTCGCGAAAAATACCACCCAGAGTTTCTGAAAACATATAATGCAGTTTTAGAACATCTAATAATCATTGACCGTCTTTTCCACGATCTCTGGCCTTAGATTAACCACCAACATGACAAGGGAACTACTCAGGCGCATACTCTGAAGAAGATGGGGGGTGGTGATTCGGCTCATGTAAAAACtggtagctacaagtaaaGTGTACTCCACAGTATCGCCATACGGGTAGCTCCGGTAAACACTCCTAACTGGATCAAGTCCTCTCGAAAACTGGTGGGCTCGACTAAGTACGTCAAAAAtactgcacttgtacttactCACGCAAGAAATATAACCGATAGATCCGGGTACACTTTACCCAGTCTGTCAAACAGATTGCTAGGTCTTGGAAAATGTGGTCGTGACTCCATTGAGTCTCTTATTATTCCCTTTGACAAGGGGGCAGAATAGACCAACCATCTTACAAGACTCGAATATcgctgtactgtagtcatAATTGGGCTATTATTACTCatcttgtactcgtactcataGTGCAATTAGTCACCATCTCAATATGGAGATGTACTTCTGGCTTTTGCGTCGATAATGCAGGACCAGAAGAGATGAAAACTTTAGTGCGAGAGAGTACTCGTATAAGCAGAAGCACAAGCCAGAATTCTTCTCTCCACTCGTGTTCAAGTAGTGCTGTTTCCCGATTGCCTTGCCATCCCACCTCATTTTCACTTACTAACAAAGATGGGCGTCATAGGAACTAGCTACTATCAGAAGTAGGACTAGTCATAGAGGGGTGGTATTGTACCTGAGGAGCTGTGCGTGTGACTGCCGTATTCCGAGGCTGTCGGTGTTTCAAAGTCGGCCAGAGTCTCGCAGGGTGTGCCCCGGAAACCCCGTGTCTACTGGCGAATTACGTCTTTTGACACGACACAACCAGTCAGCTTCACTGCAACCTGCAGTCACCCTCTGCATTCCAAAAGAGAATATTGATCGCATCGAGACGAAACATGTATGTattggtcttggtgatggatGTTGGAGGTATGCCAGGGGAACTGGAAGAGAGTAGCAGGAAGATAGAGCCCGAAGATGAGCAGAGCCCGAAGATGAGCAGAGCCCGAAGATGAGCAGAGCCCGAAGATGAGCAGAGTTCGAAGAAGgaatgttgttgaggaaaTGGGCGAGGATTAATGATGAAAAGTGAGAGGCGGTCGAAGTATTGCCAGTCAGGGTGTTGCCGGTCAGAGTGTTGCCGGTCAGAGTGTTGCCCCCCAAAGACAACATGTTGATTATTTTCATGATGAGACCATCTATTGACATGACCCAAACCCCCTTGTAACCCATCTCTATGTTCATTACAGCGctgcacatactgtaggtaaTGGTTGTAAGATCGATGGATACCGCTGGCGAGGTGTTGAGAGAGATGATTAGTATAGTCAAGTGTATACGTTACATTCTTGTCTTGTGATTAACCACTTACAACCCACTCCCTGCCCTGTGGATATCAgatggtactgtacatgaaTAAAACCACTGTCGAGTGATTTGTAGTATCATCCAATCATTTGACAACACCAGATGT
The Yarrowia lipolytica chromosome 1A, complete sequence genome window above contains:
- a CDS encoding uncharacterized protein (Compare to YALI0A00935g, no similarity), coding for MCSAVMNIEMGYKGVWVMSIDGLIMKIINMLSLGGNTLTGNTLTGNTLTGNTSTASHFSSLILAHFLNNIPSSNSAHLRALLIFGLCSSSGSAHLRALSSCYSLPVPLAYLQHPSPRPIHTCFVSMRSIFSFGMQRVTAGCSEADWLCRVKRRNSPVDTGFPGHTLRDSGRL